One Zingiber officinale cultivar Zhangliang chromosome 10B, Zo_v1.1, whole genome shotgun sequence genomic window, ATTCTTAGCTGCTTTTATGGTAGTTCTCTTATTGCAGGATCCACCATTTATCTAGAAATCTACAAAGTCCTAATGATGCTTTTCTTAGTCATGTTCATTCACTAACTGCGATTCTCAATGTGAATCCAGTGCAAGGTATGCATGCAAACTTTTATATGTACTACGACAGAGGTCAAATGCCGAGAACATGCAGAAGCAAGGCATCCCAAGAATGATGTCTATCAGTGCTTCCCCCACCTTAAGAACTAGTGCCAGACTATAGGAGAAGCATATCTTTGTAGTCCAATTAGATGTGTATACTGTTAATGTATGACGATACTAGTGTGCC contains:
- the LOC122029727 gene encoding uncharacterized protein At2g23090-like, whose product is MGGGNGQKSKMARERNMEKNKSAKGSQLETNKKAMNIQCKVCMQTFICTTTEVKCREHAEARHPKNDVYQCFPHLKN